A window of Choloepus didactylus isolate mChoDid1 chromosome 23, mChoDid1.pri, whole genome shotgun sequence contains these coding sequences:
- the SRSF9 gene encoding serine/arginine-rich splicing factor 9: protein MSGWADERGGEGDGRIYVGNLPTDVREKDLEDLFYKYGRIREIELKNRHGLVPFAFVRFEDPRDAEDAVYGRNGYDYGQCRLRVEFPRTYGGRGGWPRAGRNGPPTRRSDFRVLVSGLPPSGSWQDLKDHMREAGDVCYADVQKDGMGMVEYLRKEDMEYALRKLDDTKFRSHEGETSYIRVYPERSTSYGYSRSRSGSRGRDSPYQSRGSPHYFSPFRPY from the exons ATGTCGGGCTGGGCGGACGAGCGCGGCGGCGAGGGCGACGGGCGCATCTACGTGGGAAACCTTCCGACTGACGTGCGCGAGAAGGACCTGGAGGACTTGTTCTACAAGTACGGCCGCATCCGCGAGATCGAGCTCAAGAACCGGCACGGCCTCGTGCCCTTCGCCTTCGTGCGTTTCGAGGACCCCCG AGATGCTGAAGATGCAGTTTATGGAAGGAATGGTTATGATTATGGCCAGTGTCGGCTTCGTGTGGAGTTCCCCAGGACTTATGGAGGTCGGGGTGGGTGGCCCCGTGCTGGGAGGAATGGGCCTCCTACAAGAAGATCGGATTTCCGAGTTCTTGTTTCAG GACTTCCTCCATCAGGCAGCTGGCAGGACCTGAAGGATCACATGCGAGAGGCTGGGGATGTCTGTTACGCAGATGTGCAGAAGGATGGAATGGGGATGGTTGAATATCTCAGAAAAGAAGACATGGAATATGCCCTGCGTAAACTGGATGACACCAAATTCCGCTCTCATGAG GGTGAAACTTCCTACATCCGAGTTTATCCTGAGAGAAGCACCAGCTATGGCTATTCCAGATCTCGATCTGGGtcaaggggccgtgactctccaTACCAAAGCAGGGGTTCCCCACATTACTTCTCCCCTTTCAGGCCCTACTGA